A section of the Candidatus Thioglobus autotrophicus genome encodes:
- a CDS encoding GIY-YIG nuclease family protein, producing the protein MKKLDNKTWLVYLLQCANNSLYCGITNDLPRRLRQHNGEIKGGAKYTRANAPCQLIYQEKTQDRSSASKREYEIKQMDKKTKLRLIQST; encoded by the coding sequence ATGAAAAAATTGGATAATAAAACTTGGTTAGTGTATTTATTGCAGTGTGCTAATAACTCATTATATTGCGGAATTACCAATGATTTACCTAGGCGCTTACGTCAGCATAATGGTGAGATTAAGGGCGGGGCAAAATATACCCGCGCTAACGCTCCATGTCAGTTGATTTATCAAGAAAAAACCCAGGATAGGTCGAGTGCCTCAAAGCGAGAATATGAAATTAAACAAATGGACAAAAAAACCAAACTCAGATTAATTCAATCAACATGA
- a CDS encoding TIGR04211 family SH3 domain-containing protein, whose product MKLKLLITALLLTSSLVSAQSFVYITDQVDIPMRGEKVFGDNIIRSLSSGSKLAILQATEDGWTQVKFEGSTGWIISRYLSNNPPARAQLEKLRQTYNANKLLINKLAKRKTELETEVQTLKVKNTKLSIQTNKSVAEKQHIEAVYKDALKLEHSNEKLITANLQLKTEIQLLKNNSTTTQDSSSRNWFITGSFVLFFGILIGFIFPNFVNRRRY is encoded by the coding sequence ATGAAGCTTAAACTTTTGATCACCGCCCTACTACTAACAAGCTCGCTTGTCAGTGCGCAGTCATTTGTTTATATTACCGATCAGGTTGATATTCCAATGCGTGGTGAAAAGGTCTTTGGGGATAATATTATCCGTTCACTCTCCTCTGGCTCTAAATTGGCCATCTTACAAGCCACAGAAGACGGCTGGACTCAAGTTAAATTCGAAGGTTCGACGGGCTGGATTATTTCTCGTTACTTATCTAACAATCCGCCTGCTAGGGCGCAACTAGAAAAACTCAGACAAACCTACAATGCCAACAAATTACTTATTAACAAGCTGGCAAAAAGAAAAACTGAGCTTGAGACTGAAGTGCAAACTTTAAAAGTTAAAAATACCAAGTTATCTATTCAAACCAACAAATCTGTTGCTGAAAAACAGCATATTGAGGCAGTCTATAAAGATGCTTTAAAATTAGAGCATTCTAACGAAAAACTAATTACCGCAAACCTACAGCTAAAAACTGAAATTCAATTACTTAAAAATAACAGCACTACCACACAGGATTCCAGTTCTAGAAATTGGTTTATCACAGGTAGTTTTGTTCTATTCTTTGGAATCTTAATTGGCTTTATTTTTCCAAACTTTGTCAACCGCAGGAGATATTAA
- a CDS encoding 2OG-Fe(II) oxygenase translates to MQLIEHYQNSGYEAVADAIMDFFDRRKDLQRPGVVFGAGGSDAEPAKVSTDISLVSISRSDPEAFALGDLIVRGVSAGLERYLQERPFFRQVCPDQELFVMPIFNLQRYAPGEGFRQWHCDWTISDEVTEPEHRVLAWILYCDSVTEAGTEFHWQKHHELAERGKLLIFPASPSHIHRGRVNNELSKTIATGWINAGSRDNFLKRLDR, encoded by the coding sequence ATGCAACTGATCGAACACTACCAAAATTCTGGCTACGAAGCTGTTGCTGATGCCATCATGGACTTTTTTGATCGACGTAAAGATCTACAGCGTCCCGGTGTAGTTTTTGGAGCAGGTGGTAGTGACGCTGAGCCAGCTAAAGTCTCAACAGATATTAGTCTCGTTTCTATCAGTCGCTCTGACCCTGAGGCATTCGCACTTGGAGATCTAATCGTTCGTGGCGTGTCAGCAGGACTAGAGCGATACTTACAAGAACGACCTTTTTTTCGCCAGGTTTGTCCAGACCAGGAATTATTTGTAATGCCTATATTTAACTTACAGCGCTATGCTCCCGGTGAGGGTTTTCGTCAGTGGCACTGCGACTGGACAATTAGTGACGAAGTCACTGAGCCAGAGCATCGAGTACTGGCCTGGATCCTATATTGTGACTCTGTGACAGAAGCTGGTACCGAATTTCACTGGCAAAAGCATCATGAGTTGGCAGAGCGTGGAAAGCTTCTGATTTTTCCAGCCTCCCCCTCGCATATTCATCGTGGACGAGTGAATAATGAACTAAGCAAAACGATTGCCACTGGCTGGATCAATGCCGGGTCTCGTGATAACTTCTTAAAACGTCTGGATCGTTAA
- a CDS encoding DUF3050 domain-containing protein: MSKKINSDIIASFKSQLEDHPIYDAVSTIEDLQCFMEHHIYSVWDFMSLIKYLQYTIAPTQYPWTPKGEGDVRRFINELVLEEESDETNISGEYSSHFELYHRAMEEIGADTSASKAFIETVRVKGIDTALESQVVPKPSRIFTSTTFQFIQGDKSHQVAAALALGREHIIPCMFRSILKKIGVSEAQAPIFHYYLNRHIHLDEDFHAPLSLRLLNGLCNGDEKKVQESIDAAQQAVIARVKFWDGVLEAIKAPKEKTT; the protein is encoded by the coding sequence ATGTCAAAAAAAATCAATAGCGATATCATTGCTTCTTTTAAAAGTCAGCTAGAAGATCATCCAATATATGATGCTGTTTCTACGATTGAAGATCTTCAATGCTTTATGGAGCATCATATTTATTCTGTATGGGATTTTATGTCTCTTATAAAATATCTGCAATATACCATTGCACCCACCCAGTATCCATGGACTCCTAAAGGAGAGGGTGATGTTAGAAGGTTTATTAATGAATTGGTGCTTGAAGAGGAATCTGATGAAACCAATATTTCTGGTGAGTACTCAAGCCATTTTGAGCTTTACCATAGAGCGATGGAGGAAATCGGTGCTGACACATCCGCCTCTAAAGCTTTTATTGAAACGGTTAGAGTTAAAGGCATTGATACAGCTCTTGAATCTCAAGTTGTTCCAAAACCTTCTAGAATATTTACATCAACAACATTTCAATTTATACAAGGTGATAAATCCCATCAAGTGGCAGCAGCTTTAGCATTAGGTAGAGAGCATATAATCCCTTGCATGTTCCGCTCAATTTTGAAAAAAATCGGCGTTTCTGAGGCTCAGGCGCCAATTTTTCATTATTATCTGAATAGGCATATTCATCTAGATGAAGATTTTCATGCACCATTGTCATTAAGATTGCTTAATGGATTATGTAATGGCGATGAGAAGAAAGTTCAAGAGTCAATTGACGCTGCTCAGCAAGCTGTAATAGCTAGAGTGAAATTTTGGGATGGTGTTTTAGAGGCAATAAAAGCGCCAAAAGAAAAAACAACATAA
- the guaB gene encoding IMP dehydrogenase — MNLLKTALTFDDVLLVPAHSTTMPKEVSMSTKLTKNITLNTPILSAAMDTVTEAKLAIAMAQEGGIGIIHKNMSSVEQANEVRKVKRFESGIIREPITIGPKATIADVFDMQQKFKISALPVVEGNTIVGMITGRDVRFETRQDELVENLMTPQDKLITVVEGTDMSEVRSLLHQHRIERVVITNSQFDLQGMITVRDIQKSTDFPNACKDEQEQLRVGAAVGVASGTGERIDALVKAGVDVIVIDTAHGHSQGVLDRVKKTKAKHPNLNIIAGNIATGAAALDLVKAGADCVKVGIGPGSICTTRIVAGVGVPQISAISDVAEALMGTGVPLIADGGIRYSGDIAKAFAAGAYCVMLGSMLAGTEESPGEVELYQGRSYKSYRGMGSIGAMNQAHGSSDRYFQSDSKADKLVPEGIEGRVAFKGSIRPIIHQMVGGVRSSMGYTGCENLDKMRTDATFVQVTAAGMVESHVHDVSITKEAPNYHQ; from the coding sequence ATGAACTTACTAAAAACCGCACTAACATTTGACGATGTATTGTTAGTACCCGCACACTCAACAACTATGCCCAAAGAAGTGAGTATGTCAACCAAGCTCACTAAAAATATCACCTTAAACACCCCAATTCTTTCAGCGGCAATGGATACGGTTACCGAGGCAAAGCTAGCCATTGCTATGGCTCAAGAAGGTGGTATTGGCATTATTCATAAAAATATGTCTAGTGTAGAACAAGCCAATGAAGTTCGTAAAGTTAAGCGCTTTGAATCAGGCATTATTCGCGAGCCAATTACTATCGGCCCGAAAGCGACTATTGCTGATGTATTTGACATGCAACAAAAATTCAAAATATCCGCCCTACCTGTCGTAGAAGGTAATACCATTGTTGGTATGATTACTGGCCGTGATGTTAGGTTTGAGACGCGTCAAGATGAGTTGGTTGAAAACCTAATGACACCACAAGACAAGCTCATTACCGTTGTTGAAGGCACAGATATGAGTGAAGTTAGATCGCTACTACACCAGCACCGTATTGAGCGCGTGGTCATTACCAATAGTCAGTTTGATCTTCAAGGCATGATTACTGTTCGTGACATTCAAAAATCAACTGATTTTCCAAATGCCTGTAAAGACGAACAAGAGCAGCTGCGTGTTGGTGCAGCTGTCGGTGTTGCAAGCGGTACAGGTGAGCGTATTGATGCATTGGTTAAAGCGGGTGTTGATGTGATTGTAATTGATACAGCGCACGGACATTCTCAAGGCGTACTGGATCGAGTTAAAAAAACCAAGGCCAAGCATCCAAATCTAAACATTATTGCGGGCAACATTGCCACAGGTGCAGCAGCGCTTGACTTAGTTAAAGCAGGTGCAGACTGTGTAAAAGTTGGTATTGGCCCTGGCAGTATTTGTACAACACGTATTGTTGCAGGTGTTGGTGTGCCGCAAATTAGCGCTATTTCAGATGTTGCAGAAGCTTTAATGGGTACTGGCGTGCCTTTAATTGCCGATGGTGGTATTCGCTATTCGGGCGACATTGCTAAAGCTTTTGCTGCTGGTGCTTATTGCGTTATGCTAGGTTCAATGTTAGCGGGCACAGAAGAGTCGCCTGGTGAGGTTGAGCTTTACCAAGGACGCTCATACAAATCTTACCGCGGCATGGGCTCAATTGGCGCTATGAACCAAGCGCACGGCTCATCAGATCGCTACTTCCAATCAGACTCAAAAGCGGATAAATTAGTACCAGAAGGTATTGAAGGTCGTGTTGCGTTTAAAGGCTCTATTCGTCCTATTATTCATCAAATGGTCGGTGGCGTAAGATCATCTATGGGCTACACAGGTTGTGAAAATTTAGACAAAATGCGCACTGATGCTACCTTTGTACAAGTAACTGCAGCTGGTATGGTGGAGTCACATGTACATGACGTTTCAATCACCAAAGAAGCGCCAAACTACCACCAATAA
- a CDS encoding valine--tRNA ligase — translation MEKTYNPEQIEAKYRSLWEDKNLFSSDANSTSESAYSIMLPPPNVTGSLHMGHAFQHTIMDVLTRYHRGKGEQTLWQPGTDHAGIATQMVVERQLAAQDITRHDVGREKFVEKIWDWKEQSGGTITSQMRRLGSSVDWEKERFTMDEGLSDAVNKVFVQLHQEGLIYRGKRLVNWDPVLHTAVSDLEVISVEEQGSLWHMRYPITNSDEVMVVATTRPETMLGDSAVAVHPDDERYKHLIGQTIDLPLTDRKISIIADDYVDMAFGTGCVKITPAHDFNDYEMGQRHDLEVINILTDDAKINDVVNSPYIGMDRFDARKQIIKDLDEQGLLEKIDPHKLMVPRGDRTNAVIEPYMTDQWFVKIAPLAQPAIDAVKNGDIRFIPENWNKTYFNWMDNIQDWCISRQIWWGHRIPAWYDDKGNIFVANTKEEAQAQAGEGVKLEQDNDVLDTWFSSALWPFSTLGWPEKTPDLARFYPTDVLVTGFDIIFFWVARMIMFGLKFTGEVPFKDIYITGLIRDGQGQKMSKSKGNVLDPIDLIDGISLEDLLAKRTQGMMQPKMAKKIKKQTQQEFADGIPAFGTDALRFTFAALASFGRDIKFDLKRVEGYRNFCNKLWNASRFVLMKLEGETIDTTASLSTADKWILSRLQVTKKNVEKHLKDYRLDLMSQELYEFVWHDYCDWYLELSKPLLQDDATKAGTQATLIKVLNEIVSLLHPIIPFITEEIFEQCNAITGDDEISLMTQAYPEIDQSLSSKDSEAEIKWLQTFILGIRKIRGEMNIPPSKPLPCFVQNFKQTDELYLQNNANILNALAKMESIDKLATNEEAPESATALVGEMKILIPLAGLIDKEQEVLRLNKEIEKLEKQKMQFESKLNNEKFVSGAPEAIVNVERERLGATLGAISDLNEQLNKISNL, via the coding sequence ATGGAAAAAACCTACAATCCTGAACAAATTGAAGCGAAATACCGCTCACTTTGGGAAGATAAAAATCTATTCTCATCTGATGCAAATTCTACCAGTGAGAGTGCCTACTCAATCATGCTGCCGCCACCAAATGTTACTGGCTCATTGCACATGGGGCATGCTTTTCAGCATACCATTATGGATGTATTGACACGCTATCATCGAGGCAAAGGCGAACAAACCCTTTGGCAACCTGGTACAGATCATGCCGGTATTGCTACGCAAATGGTGGTTGAGCGCCAACTAGCTGCTCAAGATATCACTCGTCATGACGTTGGGCGTGAAAAATTTGTTGAAAAAATTTGGGATTGGAAAGAGCAATCTGGTGGCACAATCACCTCGCAAATGCGTAGACTTGGCTCATCAGTTGACTGGGAAAAAGAACGCTTCACCATGGATGAAGGCTTGTCTGACGCTGTCAATAAAGTCTTTGTACAGCTCCATCAAGAAGGTCTGATTTATCGTGGCAAGCGTCTGGTTAATTGGGATCCAGTCTTGCACACAGCTGTGTCTGATCTTGAAGTCATTAGTGTGGAAGAGCAGGGCTCTTTATGGCATATGCGCTACCCTATTACCAACTCTGATGAGGTGATGGTAGTAGCAACAACACGCCCTGAAACCATGCTGGGTGATAGTGCAGTTGCAGTTCATCCAGACGATGAACGCTACAAGCACCTAATTGGCCAAACCATTGACTTGCCACTAACTGATCGAAAAATCAGTATTATTGCAGATGACTATGTAGATATGGCGTTTGGTACGGGTTGTGTGAAAATTACCCCAGCTCATGACTTTAACGACTATGAAATGGGTCAACGTCATGATCTTGAGGTTATCAACATCTTAACGGATGACGCCAAAATTAACGACGTTGTGAATAGTCCGTATATTGGTATGGATAGATTTGATGCACGTAAACAAATTATTAAAGATTTAGACGAGCAAGGTTTGCTTGAAAAAATCGACCCACATAAACTCATGGTGCCTCGTGGCGATCGAACTAACGCAGTCATTGAGCCTTACATGACAGATCAATGGTTTGTCAAAATCGCCCCACTAGCACAGCCTGCAATTGATGCGGTTAAAAATGGTGATATTCGCTTTATTCCTGAAAACTGGAACAAAACCTACTTTAACTGGATGGATAATATTCAAGACTGGTGCATCTCTAGACAAATTTGGTGGGGTCATCGAATCCCTGCCTGGTACGACGACAAAGGTAATATCTTTGTAGCAAATACCAAAGAGGAGGCTCAAGCTCAAGCGGGAGAAGGCGTTAAACTTGAACAAGATAATGATGTGCTAGATACTTGGTTTTCTTCTGCACTATGGCCATTCTCTACTCTAGGCTGGCCAGAAAAAACGCCAGATCTTGCGCGTTTCTACCCAACTGATGTACTGGTTACTGGCTTTGATATTATCTTCTTCTGGGTTGCTAGAATGATTATGTTTGGGCTGAAATTTACAGGTGAAGTGCCTTTTAAAGATATCTATATTACCGGGCTTATTCGCGATGGACAAGGGCAAAAAATGTCCAAATCCAAAGGTAACGTGCTTGACCCAATTGATCTAATTGATGGCATCTCCCTAGAGGACTTACTCGCTAAAAGAACACAAGGCATGATGCAGCCAAAAATGGCTAAAAAAATCAAAAAGCAAACTCAGCAAGAATTTGCTGATGGCATCCCTGCTTTTGGTACCGATGCCCTACGCTTTACCTTTGCTGCTCTTGCTTCATTTGGTCGCGATATTAAGTTTGATTTAAAGCGTGTCGAAGGTTACCGTAACTTCTGTAACAAACTTTGGAACGCCTCACGCTTTGTATTAATGAAACTTGAAGGTGAAACAATTGATACTACAGCGTCATTATCAACCGCAGACAAGTGGATATTATCACGCCTACAAGTAACCAAGAAAAACGTTGAAAAACACCTTAAAGATTACCGTCTTGATTTAATGAGCCAAGAATTATACGAATTTGTTTGGCATGATTATTGTGACTGGTATCTTGAGTTGTCTAAGCCACTCTTGCAAGATGATGCCACCAAAGCAGGCACACAAGCTACTTTGATTAAAGTCTTAAATGAAATAGTAAGTTTATTACACCCAATTATTCCATTCATTACCGAAGAAATATTTGAACAATGCAATGCCATTACTGGTGATGATGAAATTAGCCTAATGACACAGGCTTACCCAGAGATTGACCAATCATTAAGCTCTAAAGACTCTGAGGCAGAAATTAAGTGGCTACAGACTTTTATTCTTGGCATTCGTAAAATTCGTGGTGAGATGAACATCCCTCCGTCTAAACCACTGCCTTGTTTTGTGCAAAATTTCAAGCAAACGGATGAACTCTATTTGCAAAATAATGCAAATATTTTAAATGCGCTTGCCAAAATGGAAAGTATTGATAAACTAGCTACTAACGAAGAAGCACCAGAGTCCGCCACCGCCTTAGTGGGTGAGATGAAAATTCTTATCCCGTTAGCCGGACTAATCGATAAAGAGCAAGAGGTTTTACGACTTAATAAAGAAATTGAAAAATTAGAAAAACAAAAGATGCAATTTGAAAGTAAGCTAAATAACGAAAAATTTGTCTCTGGTGCACCAGAGGCTATTGTCAATGTTGAACGCGAAAGACTTGGTGCAACCCTTGGTGCTATTAGTGATTTAAACGAACAATTAAACAAAATATCGAACTTATAA